The sequence TGCCCCGTCCACTAGCCGAGCCGGGtaggcagggtggggtggggatgggtggtGGGAACGAGGAGGGGAGCGGGGTGGAGGAGGGTACTGCCCCCTGGCTCTAGGGCCCCGCCAGAGGCTTTGGGTCCTCTGCTTGCAGGGGACTGAGGACTCACTCTCCCCGGAGGAGCAGCTCTGGGCCAGGCTCTGGGAGACGGCACCCCCATTGTGCCGCTGGGGGATGAGCCCCACTGTTGCCCCATCTGGGACctgaggggtggggagcagaagACAAGGCTCCTTCACTGGCACGGAGGATGCGGGGACACCCATTTGCACCCCACTCAAGCCCCCCATGGCACCTTGTAGTGCTGGAGAGTATTAAGCCTCTTCCAGTGGTTCTGGGTCACGGAAGTCAGCTCCTCGTCAGACAGGGTTAGGTGACCTGCCAGGCCTGAACACCACTCTGGGGGTACACAGGGAAGCCATCGGCCTCCAGCCTGCTGGCCGAGCGCCCACGTTTAGCCAGGCAGAGCTGAGGGGCCACAGCGGGAGCAGGCCcagggtgggcaggggtgggaCAGGCTCTCTCACCAAGATCTAGGGTGTGCACTGAGGGCCTCTGGGAGAAGGGCGTGCCCTTGTAGACCTGGTCCAACACCTTCTCCTTGACCTGGGTCACCATGTAGGTGTCAAGCACCCGGGCCAGCACACGCTGCTCCCCGCCGCTGCCCACGGCCCCGCCAGCCCCAGGGCCCACCAGCACCGTCAGCGTCAGCGGCCGGAAGTCCATGTCCTCCCAGAGCAGGTGGCTGTCATTCAGGGTCCACTTGGCCTTGCCTGTCACAGCGTCCATGGGGCCCTTGTCCACCTGGTACTTGATAGCTCGGAAAAGCATGTACAGCGGCTCCCCAGCCACCATCTAGGGTGATCAGGACCGGCAAGTGTCAGCCAGGGCTCTGCAGGCTGGGCAAGGGGTCAGCTGGCAGGACCCAGGGGCTGAGGAAGAGGCAGGCCAGCAGGGTACGAGGATGACAGCAGGCCAGGGGACAGGAGGACCAGACTGCTGCAGGCCCCTGAGCTGAGGTGCCAGCCCCCTCTCAGCCTCCATCTTGTGGCCCGCCTGGGAAAGGGCTCAGAGCCTTTGTcctttctggctgctccttcatGCCCCACTGtgaccctctccccaccctgatCTGACAGGCCCAGCCCTGCTGCAGAGGTGAGTGGGGCCCTGGGCTGAGCCCCTCACCCTCAGGAAAGCGTAGAGACGGATGGCCAGCCAGTTGGTGAGCAGCTTCTCCGCCATGGTCTCCATCCTGTAGGGACCAGGCCCCGGTCAGAGAGGGACAAGTGCCGTGTGGCTGCCCTGCCCCTCCACTTCCATGACAAGACACCAGCTTCCAGGATGCCCACCTGCGCAGCATGAGCTTGGGGTTCTTGTCCACATAATGGGCGGCCAGGTCACTAAGCAGGGTCCGCAGAATGTCCGTCAGGTATTTGAGCTTGCTGTGCAGCACCAGGGACAGCAAAGAAGCCACGTGGCAGCGGTCCTGCTGGGAGAAGCCGGGCTGCCCCTCCAGGGTGCAGATGAGCTAGACAGGGCCAGAGGGCGGGGGTGGGTGATAGAGGATGGGGGCGCTCACACCCAGGGAGACCCTGCTCATGCCCCCAAACGAACCCCACCCAGTGCACCCCAACTCCTGTCCCTTGGGCTCCTCTGGTCCCCTTCTGTCTGCCGGCGCCCTCCCGTGGTGCTCACCGTGAGGAGGAAAAGCTTGCTGTTGAGCAGGTTGGAGAGCTGCGTGAGGCCCTGGTGCATGGTGGAGCGGCGGCCCTCTTCCTCGGGCCCATCGGGCAGGGGCTGCAGCGGGCAGCCACCGTGGCCCGGGAAGAAGACAGGCTCGGTGTATGTGCGGTAGTCCAGGAAGGGGATTCCGCTGGCCTCCAGGTCGCTACTAAGGTCTGTCATCTCAGTCATCAGGTTTGCAGACAGTGAGCCAGcagtggggaggggtgggctCGGGGTCGGCGCAGGGGAGGGACCCTCTGTCCCCACCCCGCCCCACTTGGCCGTGGGTCTGGCCCCACCTGTGAACTCCTTGTGGCACTGGTCGCCCACGCCAATCTCCAGGTTCTCCAGCTGCACCAGAACCTTCCGGTAGTCCCGCAGGGCCTGCTTGCTCTTGTGCCTGCAGCCCAGGGACCAGGTGTCAGCCGCAGGCCGCCCGGCCAGGATGGCTGCCAGCCGGGCACCCAGGCCTGGCCCGCCAAAGTGGTGGGGGAACTGCGTGGGCACGTGGAGGCGGGAGGGATAATCCCAGGAGGGGCGGAGGCGGGAGTGGGACCCAGCCTCCGTCCCCCTCACCTGTACGTGAGAGTGAGAAGGAGCACGGAGGCGATCAACACAGCGGCGCCCATCCCCAGGCCCACCTGAGCCGCCACAGGGAAGGCGGCCAGCGCGGGCTCCGCCTCGTACTGCACGGGTCTCAGCGCCAGCCGCACGTTGCCCATCTGCACCTGGGGACGCAGGACTCTTGAGCTCCGGCCCGCAGCCGCTCGGCCCCGCCCCATGGCGTTCGGCCCCGCCCCATAGCGTTCGGTCTCTCAGTGCCCCGCCCTGTCCGGCCACACCGCCTTCGGCCCCGCCCCGTCCCATCGCGCCCTGTCCCGCCCGGTCACGCCCAGCCGCGCTCCACCCGGCCGGGTCCGCAGTGCTGCCCTCGGGCCCCGCCCCGCCCAATCCCGCAGTGCCGCGCTCGGCCTCTCCCCATCGCGCCCCGCCCAGTCCCGCTGTGGCGCCCTCGGGTCCCGCCCCATCGCTCCAAGCCCCGCCCCGCCCAGTCCGGCCCCGCCCCATGTCGCCCCGCCCAGTCCAGtccagccccgccccgccccgccccggggGCGACCCTCACCTCGAACTGCGGCAGGGAGCCAAAGCCGTTGGCCGACCGCGGGGCCCGCGGGGGCGGCTCGCAGTACAGGTGGGTGAGCGTGAGCGTCTTCACCAGGCACTCGCCGGCCCCGATGCACACGCGCACCTCCTCCTTGCTGATGACCAGGTTGAGGCCCTCGCCCTGGGT is a genomic window of Choloepus didactylus isolate mChoDid1 chromosome X, mChoDid1.pri, whole genome shotgun sequence containing:
- the LOC119522693 gene encoding plexin-B3-like isoform X1 encodes the protein MCVMSPAPNGTAGPVQVAVRSRPPSISSQRFTYQDPVLLSLNPRRGPQAGGTQLTIRGQHLHTGSNISVFVGDQPCPIQEPVCPEAIVCHTTPQAVPGEAAVRVVFGHAQRTLRTSPFLYTADPQLLAAEPSTSFWGGGRLIRVQGSSLDVVQRPLLSVWLETPAEALASGELARPQDPKPRRSCGVAAADPQACIQFPGGLLQCSTVCTVNSSSLLLCLNPAVPGGACPSRVFLALDNVLVNFAHASGDQDFRYQPNPHLAPLSRHGPTWPFRLKPGHVLDVEGEGLNLVISKEEVRVCIGAGECLVKTLTLTHLYCEPPPRAPRSANGFGSLPQFEVQMGNVRLALRPVQYEAEPALAAFPVAAQVGLGMGAAVLIASVLLLTLTYRHKSKQALRDYRKVLVQLENLEIGVGDQCHKEFTDLSSDLEASGIPFLDYRTYTEPVFFPGHGGCPLQPLPDGPEEEGRRSTMHQGLTQLSNLLNSKLFLLTLICTLEGQPGFSQQDRCHVASLLSLVLHSKLKYLTDILRTLLSDLAAHYVDKNPKLMLRRMETMAEKLLTNWLAIRLYAFLRMVAGEPLYMLFRAIKYQVDKGPMDAVTGKAKWTLNDSHLLWEDMDFRPLTLTVLVGPGAGGAVGSGGEQRVLARVLDTYMVTQVKEKVLDQVYKGTPFSQRPSVHTLDLEWCSGLAGHLTLSDEELTSVTQNHWKRLNTLQHYKVPDGATVGLIPQRHNGGAVSQSLAQSCSSGENTPMLEDGDEDGVRLWHLVKATEEPEGIKPWRSSLREREQARAKAVPEIYLTRLLFMKGRGARGGRGRADCTVGKPGPGGVAAGTPRPLREAGGSASQPAPHAPRPPQPRPVHASISALSPDGVGAPGAPRPLHALTRTPPPDAVSAPWRALPSTRHAPNPMRPAPRCS
- the LOC119522693 gene encoding plexin-B3-like isoform X2, whose translation is MDTTVRALNLTRGNGVMQVRAQAAEDKGGWDRDPVLLSLNPRRGPQAGGTQLTIRGQHLHTGSNISVFVGDQPCPIQEPVCPEAIVCHTTPQAVPGEAAVRVVFGHAQRTLRTSPFLYTADPQLLAAEPSTSFWGGGRLIRVQGSSLDVVQRPLLSVWLETPAEALASGELARPQDPKPRRSCGVAAADPQACIQFPGGLLQCSTVCTVNSSSLLLCLNPAVPGGACPSRVFLALDNVLVNFAHASGDQDFRYQPNPHLAPLSRHGPTWPFRLKPGHVLDVEGEGLNLVISKEEVRVCIGAGECLVKTLTLTHLYCEPPPRAPRSANGFGSLPQFEVQMGNVRLALRPVQYEAEPALAAFPVAAQVGLGMGAAVLIASVLLLTLTYRHKSKQALRDYRKVLVQLENLEIGVGDQCHKEFTDLSSDLEASGIPFLDYRTYTEPVFFPGHGGCPLQPLPDGPEEEGRRSTMHQGLTQLSNLLNSKLFLLTLICTLEGQPGFSQQDRCHVASLLSLVLHSKLKYLTDILRTLLSDLAAHYVDKNPKLMLRRMETMAEKLLTNWLAIRLYAFLRMVAGEPLYMLFRAIKYQVDKGPMDAVTGKAKWTLNDSHLLWEDMDFRPLTLTVLVGPGAGGAVGSGGEQRVLARVLDTYMVTQVKEKVLDQVYKGTPFSQRPSVHTLDLEWCSGLAGHLTLSDEELTSVTQNHWKRLNTLQHYKVPDGATVGLIPQRHNGGAVSQSLAQSCSSGENTPMLEDGDEDGVRLWHLVKATEEPEGIKPWRSSLREREQARAKAVPEIYLTRLLFMKGRGARGGRGRADCTVGKPGPGGVAAGTPRPLREAGGSASQPAPHAPRPPQPRPVHASISALSPDGVGAPGAPRPLHALTRTPPPDAVSAPWRALPSTRHAPNPMRPAPRCS